The stretch of DNA tgctttttgtttttttctttttttttaaagtaaaaattttcttCCATGACACAAATGGCTGGTTCCACCCACAACTCAATCGCACAAGTCTCTTccagttgtgtttttgtttgcagAAGTGCTATCGGTGCACTACCCATTTTGCCACACATTAccttaaaaaaaacacatgcacCCAAGAGTTGAGATTTGataacattaataatttttactatGCCATCAAGAACACCCATGTGTGAAAcgtgtattttccttttcatttactgcgaatgaaagtgaaaaatacaATGGCTACTAATATAATATGATGCCAGTGCTTTGATTTGCCTAAGAAGCCAGCAGTTTTAACCACCATTGTTTCTACATCATCAGTGCAAATGTCAACAGTCAGAAAGTAAAACAGTGTCTCagttttgttataaaaataaggCCTTGGGGACCCCAAGAGTAAGCAGACTACAATATGTGTGCTGTTGACCTAGGGCAACTCTCTCCCAAGGCAGAGGGTGAGAGATGAACCTCAAAAAAAGGCCACTGCAGGGCCTCTGAGTTATAAGTGACAATAGCAGGACCAGTGTGATGCTGTCACTCCTAAATTCTACTAAACCGCTCCTCCTTAGACCCGGCCTTCAGCTTAAGGTCATATGAATGAGCCAGGGGCCCCAAACAGTGGGTATTTCAAATTAAGCAGCAATTCCAATAATGTCACCCTGACCCAGCATTTAAAAGCATGTTGCCCTAAACTGAGCTGTGGTCTGAGCCTTTGAACAGCTTTTCACCTTTGGAAATGGTGTTAGTCTGAAGAGTTCAAAAGTCCAATGCACATGCAGAAACTGAGATGGAGATAAAAGTCTGTTATGGATGGAGATTTGGGTCGTACCTagttaaagctgtcagaatgcctCTGCTTCCCCTGCAAGGAGAAGGAGTATCAGCGATGAGCAGAGGGAGTATACATCTACTAGGCAGGCATGTTTTGTAAACCTATCTCTGGCTGTCAATGTCTTTGATAATGCGCCTTAAAAATCTAAGCTGTCCGttcatatttagaaaataaggAGCAGTTCAGACAGCAAGCATGAGGGGCACAAGGTAAAGCATCATTTCTGGAAAGGCATTTCCAGGCTACAGCGTTACGTGCTGACCTCTGAGAGCAGAGGCAGGGCTAACCGCCTCCGCTGCAGGAAGATTAAAACCCCTAAAGGAACAGCCCAGTCCAGCCTTTGGGCATCACACCCGAGATCCATGTCTTCTTCTACCTCTCTGCACTGatacagaaaattaaatgaagCAGCAAAAGAAGGAAATGGCCTGTGAGTGAATTAAGACCAAGCCATGATTCACCTCTCTTCCACTTCCCACCTCCCTGGTCTCCCACCGGGGTCTGTCTCACATCTTACGGGGACTGCTGCTTCCTTCATACCCTCAAATCCAAACTCTGGAGCAAGGTCTCTCAAATGCAAAGCTTGCCTGTCACTCCCCAGCTCAAAAGGTTTCAATGCCTCTGCTTCCCCTGCAAGGTAGGTAGAACTAGAGTTTCCAGGCTCAGTCCAGTGACTCCAGGTGCCCCCAttgccttatctgtaaaatgggaacaaccCTATCTATCACTAAGGGTTGCATGTACAAAGCCTTTAGTAATTATACAATTATATTATACAACTATTAAATGGAGTCTAATGTCAGCAGAATGGCCTGCACAACCATCCATGACCTGACCTCCTGCCTACCTAGCcagctcctctcctctccccagctGCCCCCTTGCACTAGCcagctcctctcctctccccagctGCCCCCTTGCACTTGTCTGTAGTTCTCAAGTATTGTGCTGTTTCTCACCCAACTTATTTATGCCGGACCTTCAGCCTGAATTCCACTCACTTCCCCTAGGCTCTTCTGAGAAGCTTTTCCTAACCTCCCCTTCTGCCCAGACCTCAAGCATCAGGGTAGATTAAGACTTATCATTTCTTTCACGTCAAGTAAGTATTTCTGTTATCACTGCCCTAACCACATCATACTGGGATTGTCTACAGTTAGTGCCCGCCCCCAACTGACTGTGGAGTATCTGATTTTGGGTCTGTGCCTTATTCATCTTTGGGTCACTAGTGCTACAACAGTATCTGGTAAATAATTAATGCTTGTCAAATAACTTTATGatcttctttttcatctctttttaaattttttttttttattttagtaatcatGGCATGCTAATTCCAAAGCTTTCTTCAGTAACCACTAAAGCCATTTCTCCGACCTCTCCTTTACCACACACTTTCCGGAATTTGAGTTTGGAGTTCACTGATCCTTATTTCCCATATCAAGGCTGCTCCCTGGGTTCAGAGCAGACGTTTGCTCCTGAAGTATGTTTACACAGGATAGCCAGTAGGTGCTCTCTCTGCCACATTATTATTGCTTATACATATGCTTCTTCTCTCATGACTCTAGGCAAGAAATGTTCATGTTTCCAAAATAATGCCATTCATTTTTCAACAACATTCTCATAGTGGAGTTTACAACTGCCACACTTCTCAAAAGCAGTTTCAGGTTATGCTCAGTCTCACAGCATAGAAGCAAAGGGGCTGCATTGGCACGGGAGGAAACACAAGAGGGCGCTAAAGGGCAGGCGGGAGCCGCGGGCCCCCACCGCGAAGTGCAAAGAGCCCTGCAGAGGCTTGGTGCACAGCAGAACCCGCCTCCGCGCTTCCTAGCTCTGCCATCAGTTTTTCATAGGACCGTGGCCTTTGTGAAGTCTTTTGATCTTCACTTAGCCAATTCTCACGTGGGTATTTAAGGACGAAGACCACTTTTGCTCAATAGTGCAGCACGCTCCCACATTCCAAGTTCCCTACAGGAATAAGCTACAAGaatctgtatttattttaacagCTGTTAACAGCTATGTGGgtctgtatgtgtatgtgcagGAGAGTCCACAGAAAAGATTTCAGCTCCTCCTGAGCCCAGGGCTGATTTAAGAGACGCTCactcagaaaaaacaaaagacttaCTGTCTTTACAAATTGAATTACGTTATGATCACATGTTCTTAAAATGAGAGGCACACAGTTTGATTCAGAGGAACCTGGACAAAACTGTAAgggaagtttttttaaaatcagatttcCAGGTGTGCTCTTCAATTACAGTTCTACAGTTCTAATCATGAAGCCTCAAACAAGTGTATACAAtataaattaaatgtagaaaatagaAACTAACAAAGATATAAGATTGATATTTCATGTTCCCCAGAAACATGTAATTCCCACTGTCTTTGAccctgttttcaaaattctggaTAGGGGAGAGATTCCAAAACTCTGACCAGGGATGTTTTTGGAGGAATAAACAGCAAAGGAATTCTCCTTGAGATGCAGGAGCAATCCAAATAAGCAACTCTGCTGCaaagtgtttaaaataaaagagggtgcacaggtggttcagtggtagaattcgcacctgccatgcaggagaacagggttcaatttctggcccatgctctccctcctcaaaaaaaaaaaaaagtgtgaacaaaattccctatgagatacatatcacatatctgcctctgtgtgtatgcatatagaaatacatatatgtagggagacacacacacacacaaaaacagaatCAAGTTCCTACCTGCTTCAACGCATAGTACTTCAATTCCTTCTCTACATTATTAATAATGGTCCTCGGAAACAAGAACTGTGGTATTTTTTCACCCCAGGGACCTCTAAGCCACTGCTATTTCCTAATCAATTGCAGGCTTCTCTCTCTGGCTTTGGCAGTTCAAGCTTATCTGCCACTTGGGCTGGGTTATCATGGGCCTGTTATAATGTCAGCATGGGCACAGGGACTCCAGACTCAAGCCCAAACTtgtgtcttgttttctttttttttttttaactttaaaaagaatTGCACTTCAGTCTCATTCCTTGAAAGTACCCGAGACAAGATGTGGGCTGTGGCGTCTGTTCACAACTGCACCAGCCCTATTCCAAGGCTGCTCGGCTAACTCAGCCCCACTTCAAGGACACAAAACAACTAATGGACCCACTTCCAACGAAACCAAGAGACAACAGCTATTGCTTTGCAACAAGTGAGCAATGCACACTGAATGTCACTTTCATGGGAGTTATGACTTAACACTCCATTGTGAAGATGCATTAAATGTGGCTGTTTTTACTGGAGACTGCAGGCTGAGGCTGTACCCAATTCACATTTGTATTCTCAGCATCTAGTAGAGAACCTGTCACACGGTACAGGCTCAGTAAATGGtcatcaaatgaatgaatgaggctaAAAGGCCACGCCACTTGCTCACTGGCTGCAGCGGTGGAATTAGCCTGGGGATAAAGTCCCAGGGGCAACTGGGTCCAAAATTGCCGAGGGTGGTTTGTTTGCTAATGGCTGGAGGTCAAAACTTGTCCCCCTCCAGGGAAGCAATATTCTCAGTAGCAGTCAGCTCTCCTGTGATTGTCCCCCACCCACTCCCGCACCTCCACCCCCCCAACCATATGGGTTTAACCCCTGAAGTAACCAAAAGCATCATCATTCACCCTCTTTGGGGTTGACAATCCTAATCATTCTCTCCATGGGAGTTCTCCCTCcggctttccctcctcttcctcgtTACTCTTCCTACATTTCCGACACAAGATGGGTttaaaaacagacttttctgggCCAGGCAGGGGGCCTAACCTTGTAGACCACAGTTTGTGCAGGAGATGAGGTCTGAGAAGGCACAGTGAGGAGAGGACACCATGGCAATAGGCGGCATGTCCACCTTCTACTGCTTCCCTGGCCCCTGGCATTGGGGAGACGGCCTCTTCTGTCCCCAGgccctcccatcccttcctcCAGCCCACACTTCTCCACCTCTGGTTTCCAGACTGTAAGACAATTCCCCAGAAGAGGCCTTCTGCTGGGATTTCAGATAGACTTACTGGGTCTCAGGGAGGGAAGAGCACCTGAACGCTCCGCAGCCAATGTGAGAAATCCGGCCAGTGCTGGGATCCCCGACTACGGGGCCAGTGCGCTCGTGCCACCATCCTGGTAGAAGGGACCAGCTCCTGATGCGGTCcgccccaggccccacccccagacGGAGAGTCCGGAAGCCTCCCGATGAGAACCCACCTATTTCTTCCCCCAAGGAGGAGTTCAGGATGGCCCCCGCAGACATGACGACAGCGCAGCTCCTGAGGCCCTGGGGGTGCAGCCGGCTCAGGGGCACGGCGGGGACCAGCCTCTCCCACCCCAGCGCCGCGAAAGGCGCCTCCTTCCCGTCCAGGGTGCTGGCCCGGGCCCTGCTCCGCAGCTCGCACAGCAGCTCCGTGCGGGTGCGCCGCGCCCCCCCGGCGGCCCCGGAAGCGCACCCCATGCTTGTTGGTGCTCAGGTAGTCGCTCCTCGCCTTCTGGAGGCGCGGGCTCAGCATTTTGGAGGAGACGTTTCCCTTCCACAGCCGGGAGAGGAAGGCCCGGGACATGGTGGCGGACAGCCTGTCCCAGGCGTCGCCGTCCTCGGGGCCGGGGCTTGGCCGCTGCAGGGGCCCTTTCCTCCCCCGCCTGCTCTGGCCGTGGCCGGCGGGCCAGGCCCCCTCGCTGGGCGCCCGCTCCCCGGGAGGGAGGAACCGCGGCGCCCCCCGGGCCTGGCGGGGGAGCCCCGGCAGGGCAGCGGTATGAGAATCGCCGACGTGCTCCTCTCCCCGGTAGAAAGCACTCTGAGATTTCCTCCTGTTCTGGAGTGGAACAAAATCCTCTTCGTTGTCAAACCCGTCTTTCGCCCGGGTCCACCCCCGCTGGTGGCCAGGGCCCGCGTCCGCGCGGTCCAGCAGCGCCCTGTTCCCGGCCGCGCCGTCGGGAAACGCCGGCTCGTGCGCCGCCCCCATGATGGCCCTCTGCTTCCCCTGCACGGGCAGgagccttctggcctccaggaaGGAGAAGGAACTCGGCGCGGGTTCCGCCGGGTTGCCGTCGGTGAAGCACATGAAAATCACCAGAAACAGGAGCCCCCAAGCAAATATCCCAAAGAGCATTAATTGTTTCCATTGTTTCAAGTTTGGTTTCATGGCAGATCCCGGGTCAGCAGTGGGAGGAGAAATGGACCTGAAAAATAACAGGCAGTTAGCACAGGTGGAACAAGTGCTCAGAGGCATTGTTTGGGAACAATATGTTTTGAGCAGTATTTCTGAAGAGCGGGGTTAGCAGGAGCATCAGAATCTAGAATCATCTGAGCAGCTTTGGCTGAATTCAGATGTCTTATCCCACACTACCCAGCCCCCCAGCGGGCAAGACAGGGGAATCACTGTCTCAGCTAAGAGTCCTGAGAGAgtaggtgggggggggggggcggtataTATTTGGAAAAGCCTCCCCCCCCCAGGTGATTCAGTTACATGTCTCCCTCCCCACCATGAAAACCACCTGCCCCAGACCTCCCAACAACCTCTCCCAGCATGTGAGTTTACCAAATACCAATTTGGTTAAGCAAAGCAGGAGAGTCAAGCATGGTTTGGCCTCTCTTACCTGCTTATCAGACCACCAAAGGTTCAACGCTCATCTGTTTTATACCAGCTCTGCTGTGTGCTGCTAAGAGGTGATAGCCACATCTGATTCTTATGGCCTCCCCTAGGGCCAGCCGGGTGCCTGGGACAAGCCTGAAGCCCACATAAAGGGTTGAATGAAGCAATGCTTCAGTGGCTGTGGCTGTTGGAGGAAAATTATGCCAGGGTGCTTGTTAACTTCTGATAATACCCTTACCAGGAATCAATGGTGAACTAAGAGGGgagtatattaaaattttaaataagggtGGAGCTAGAGAGCAGGCTGACTCCACATGAGTCTCCAACTGAGAAAGGGTGACAAAGGAGGCAGAGATGGAAAGCATAAGACATAACGAAAGAGAGAACCACCGTCTTTTCTGTACAGTATTGCTACCAATGTATATTGCAATGTGGGTTTCACAGTGCTTGGTACTAAGGGAAACAACAAAACATTAATAAGCTATGCTCCCAACCTTGAAGGAGCACAAGCCAAGTCCCAGAAAGGGGAAACACATAAGGTGTGCTTGTGGAATAATAACTGCACTTGCTGGCGCTTAAAGGTGAGCATAGAGCCTCGTAAAGGCCGAAAACCTAATAACTATTTGTTGCCTGAGTGACATGATAGTGTGGCAGGGGTGAGAACACAGGGGCTGTGTGTCTGATGTTGTGCACAGATACGTGTTGAGGTGCTGGTGTTGGAAGAAGGGAGACCCCTTGGAGAAAACAACTGGAAAGCCATCTCCTTCCAACAGCAGACGACCTTGAGTGCCTGTTTGGATGTAGGGGTCATATACTTCAGGGGAAATACGGAGGGGGTGAAGTTACTTGAGCAAAGAAGTAATGTGGATTCTACCTGGGTTTTCAGGGTGAAACAGGACAGGAGCAGAGAGGCAACAAGGAGGATGAAGTCAAGATTAGAACATAGAAGGTAAGGTCTGAGGGAGCGGATGAGCACACAGGTAGAAATCAGTAACTCATCCATCCCACTCCTTTCCCACCACAGGCTGATCACTGTTAAAACACAGAGGCATGTGGTGTGTGGCCATAATGTCATAGCTGGTGATTTCACTCTAACAGGTAAAAACTTAACCAGCTTAATAAAATGAATGTCACCTACATCAATGTAGTCACTCTGGAAACTATACACTGTATTtggtaggggaaaaaaatgatatgCCAAAGTAAGGAAATCACATTTCTTTTGTGGCTCTGAAGCAGACTCAAAATGGGAACAAATGCTTTGATTCTCCCATCAAGAGGTGGGGTCACTGCCTCCTCCACTGGAGAAAATCAGAGCTTTCACGAGCAGAATATGGCAGAGACGATATTATGCCAGTACCAGGCCCAGATTTTAGAGAGGCCAGCAGCTTCCACTTCCTGACTCTCAGAACTCTGAGTCTAAGACATACCAACTAAGACATACCACTGCCCCAAGCCCACCGTGCAGTGAGGAGGTCCAAGCTGGTGGGATGGAAAGGCCACATGCAGAGGAGATGCAGGGGCAGCCCCAGCTGTTTCAGCCGTCCAGTCCAGACAGCAggcaggaagagggaaaaagCCCTCTTGGACATCCAGGCCTGGTGAAATTTCTGATGATTCCATGCCTTGCCAACATCTGTCTGCAATGCAGGAGCGATGCCAAGTGAGAACCCATCTGAGCCCATTCAACCCACAGGACCACAGGAGATAAGGACAGATTGACATTGCAAGGCACTCATTTTGAGGTGACTTATTACACAGGAATAAATCACTGGAACAGGCTCTGATAGAAATGTTCAATAAGGATGACAAAAAACGTTATGAAGAATTGCAATATCCTTGAGATAAGGGTCTAAACACCCAAAGGGATTCCATAAAATCCAACATTCATTTAGAGTCTGAactgtggcttttaaaaaatgtttgcttgATCTTGAATTCACATGAAAGCATAACTATAGATTTCATGTACACTCAAATCAAATATGCATATGTAGAACATGCTTTCACCAAGCCAGAAacactgatggaaaaaaaaaatagacataaaagaaaaaatacctgCAGTTAAACTTCTATATGCCAGACCCTGTACTTAGCACTTTTCTGGGATAAGCTCACTTGATCTTCCCAGCACCAAATGAGGTGGGAACTACTGttatatccattttacagatgaggaaattgaggcccataGAGTTAactaagtaacttgtccaaaggcACGCAGTTAACCAGCAGCAGATATTGCATATAAACTGATTAGTTTGATGCTAGGGCTTACACTTTCAATTCTAAATTCTGATTCCATCTGATCATACCAAGTGTGACTGTAATTTCTGAGATAGGTTTCTCAGATTATCTTTGGGAAAGGAACaaacccctcccccaccaccagtGCCATGCCTGAATACTCTGGCAATGTCCAACTGctgtaaaaatgtctaaattctTCCTCTCAAATTCTATACACATCTCACTGAGCGCAGGAAATGAAGTTTGTGGATGAGCACAATCTGGGGAATGTACTTAAGCCGTCTGTCTAAAGCCTGTCGGCTCATGAGATAATGCTTTGAGGTATAATGTCCAACCTGAAGGTCTAGAAGTTTGTTTCCAATATCTGAACATTTCTAATAGAAATCAGAAAACTGCCTCTAATGAGACTGTACTTGCTAATGTAAAAGTCAGCCTTTCTGCTGCTGGCTGGAAATCGTCATAGCCTGGTTTCCTGGCATGGGTGAATCACTAAAGAATGGAAAACTGAGCATTCCTTATCTTCAGCCACTGGCTTGAGAAAATGCTTTCTAAACACAGAGTCAAAGAACAGGGCATGTGCAGAGAGAAGGGGCAGGTGAAACAATGAAAAGGAAGCCCAGAtttgtttggggggggggtgacTGGAAGCCGTGCTCAGCACCAAGCACCCCCGTGACAGATGCTGTTAATGTTGTTAATGTCAAACAACATTAACAGAACTTAATGTTGTTTAGACCAGCGAAGTCAAGAAGCCATAGGAACTGAAGCCAGGAAGGTGAATCTGACTTCATTTCAGGCTCTGCTCAATTTCATGGCAGGATTCAGAGGATCTGACATATGGATTTCAGAATACTAACATGCCTACTTCCCAACCTGAAAGAACACCATGACTTTTTCATGGGGGGTTTATAGACATTAAAGGGAGGCCATCTGGGAAGACAGACAGTTAAGGAAGAGCAGAGCGGGACAGACGGAAGGGGCTGCCTGTGAGTGGTGTGCTGGGAAGGAGGACGAGGTCACAGCTGTGAAGCCCTTTGGGCAAAAGGAGTCAGTTTTACGATGCGGAGAATTATGATTTTTCATTAGATGAGAATTATGTGGCTCCTAATGCACAGTAATAATGGAAAAGAGTGGGGTCACTTCCTCAACCCATGATCAGGCCTCAACTTTTAATAATCCAAAAGCTTTGCCGCAACCTATGGAACTGCAAACCTTCTGTTGCCAATTAAGGGAATAGTCTCCAAAATGATTGAATCTCAAGGCAAAAGCAAATCCTCAGCTAGCAAAACACTATAGCAATCATTGTAAGTATCATGGGTTTCTTTCCTTAGTAGATTTCTAAAAATCCAGGTTAGAGAGAAGTGGGGACATCATAAATTGCCGTattctttttcttgaaatgacctaataaaaagaaatgtttgcttAAGCAAtaggaggggaaaaaaacccacacattTTCCCCCTAATATAGGACCTCTGAAATATTATAATGACATGGCTTAAACAAAGTGTTCTCTAATGCTTGCTGCTATATTCCATCATTAGCTGGTGCTATATAAA from Tamandua tetradactyla isolate mTamTet1 chromosome 17, mTamTet1.pri, whole genome shotgun sequence encodes:
- the ST6GAL2 gene encoding LOW QUALITY PROTEIN: beta-galactoside alpha-2,6-sialyltransferase 2 (The sequence of the model RefSeq protein was modified relative to this genomic sequence to represent the inferred CDS: deleted 1 base in 1 codon) — protein: MKPNLKQWKQLMLFGIFAWGLLFLVIFMCFTDGNPAEPAPSSFSFLEARRLLPVQGKQRAIMGAAHEPAFPDGAAGNRALLDRADAGPGHQRGWTRAKDGFDNEEDFVPLQNRRKSQSAFYRGEEHVGDSHTAALPGLPRQARGAPRFLPPGERAPSEGAWPAGHGQSRRGRKGPLQRPSPGPEDGDAWDRLSATMSRAFLSRLWKGNVSSKMLSPRLQKARSDYLSTNKHGVRFRGRRGARRTRTELLCELRSRARASTLDGKEAPFAALGWERLVPAVPLSRLHPQGLRSCAVVMSAGAILNSSLGEEIDSHDAVLRFNSAPTHGYERDVGNKTTVRIINSQILTNPNYHFIDSSLYKDVILVAWDPAPYSANLNLWYKKPDYNLFTPYIQHRQRNPNQPFYILHPKFIWQLWDIIQENTKEKIQPNPPSSGFIGIVLMMSLCREVHVYEYIPSIRQTELCHYHELYYDAACTLGAYHPLLYEKLLVQRLNAGPSEDLRRKGRVALPGFRALRCPARAPRPRP